TTGTTCGCATTGCTGAACCTGGGTGTCGTGCCCATCATCAATGAAAACGACACGGTCGTGACCGACGAAATCAAGTTCGGCGACAACGACACGTTGGGCGCACTGGTTGCCAATCTGATCGAAGGCGATGCGCTGATCATCCTGACGGATCAAAAAGGACTCTATACGGCGGACCCGCGCAAGGATCCGGGTGCCGAATTCGTTCATGACGCAAAGGCCGGCGATCCTGCGCTCGAGGCCATGGCCGGCGGTGCCGGTAGCGGCATCGGCCGTGGCGGCATGCTGACAAAGATTCTTGCAGCCAAGCGTGCGGCGACTTCGGGCGCACATACGGTGATTGCCTGGGGGCGCGAGGAACAGGTATTGACGCGATTGGCGAGCGGCGAAGCGATCGGGACACAACTGACTGCGCAAACCGCCCAGTTGACTGCGCGCAAGCAATGGATGGCCGACCATTTGCAGACTGCGGGCAAGGTCATTCTCGACGCAGGTGCGGTGCAAAAATTGACGGCAGAGGGCAAGTCGCTATTGCCGATCGGAGTGACCGTGGTTGCCGGTGAATTCGGGCGCGGCGACGTCATTACCTGCACCGACGAAGCAGGACGGGCAATTGCACGCGGCATCACCAACTATGCCAGTTCCGACGCGCGCCGCATCATGCGCCACCCATCTTCTGAAATTCAGGCGATTCTTGGATTTGTGGAAGAGCCGGAACTGATACATCGCGGCAACATGGTATTGCTTTAAGCGGAGCGGGCAGCGGCGTCAAGCGCGACACCCGCCGGCTTCACCGCTTCAGGAGGGGGAAAGGGGACGCTGGTTGCGCAGGCGGTCCACCATGTCGCCGACCTTTCCCGCCACCGTCTTTTCCTGACAAAAATAATCCTTCGCCAGCGCGGCATGTTGACGATTCGCGGCATTGAGCGTGATGCGTTCCCACTGGTCGCGCCGCGAGCGTGACCATGTGCCGTCGGGGCGCCCGAATGCATAGAGTTTCTTTTCAAACGATTGGCAGCGAATGCCTTCATAGCTGATGTTGGTCGCGCCTTCCGCGCTCTTGCTCACCAGCGTATAGCGAATCACCCCGTCGCTTCCCAGCGATAGTGATTTGGCGTCAATGGCAAAGGTCTGCGTCGCGGTGGCGCTCACGTAGAACGGCAGCAGGTTTTCTGCCGTTGGCGGTGACGGCATTTGAACCGCGATTTCCGTCCAGGGTTTGTCCTTGTCGTCGAACTCCTCGTCAAATCGCGATTGCGCGCTTGCTGCCGCGGCGGTCGTCGATAGTGCAATCGTGAAAATGACCGAGGAAACCTGTTGGTGCATGCGACGATGCGCGTGCGCTGCCGGCTTCGTGGCAGCAGGCGAAGGATGTGTTAACGACATGTGCAATGCTCACTTGTTATCAGGTTTCACCGCCGGTTCGGTCGGCGCTTCGACGGTACGCGTCGGATGATGATGGCGCAGATAACGCGCGTTCTGGCGTTGTCCACCGCTCCGTGCCGGCCGCGTCAGGAAGCGTGACAATTCCTGCAGCGCCTTCTGGTAGACCTCACGCTTGAACTCGATGACGACGTCGAGCGGTACCCAGTAATCGTGCCAGCGCCATGCATCGAATTCGGGATGGTCGGTCAGGCGCAGGTTGATGTCGCTATCGCGACCGACCATGCGCAACAGGTACCAGATCTGCTTCTGGCCCTTGTAATGACCGCGGATCTCGCGCTTGATGAATCGGTCGGGCACCTCGTAGCGCAACCAGTCGCGGGTGCGTCCGATGATCTTGATGTGTTCCGCCTTCAGGCCGACCTCTTCCTCCAACTCCCTGTACATGGCTTGTTCGGGTGTTTCGCCGAACTTGATCCCGCCTTGCGGAAATTGCCAAGAATGCTCGCGCACCCGTTTTCCCCACCACACCTCGTTATTGGTGTTGAGCAGGATGATGCCGACGTTCGGGCGAAAGCCTTCACGGTCCAGCATGTTGCACCTCAAAACTTTCTGCGGCTAGACGGCCTGTATTTCCAATTTTGCACGCGCCTTTTCAGGCATGCCGTACCCGCGTTCTCTTGCGTCGGGCAGCGTGAATCAATTGTATGAAGAATGGGCGCATCAGCCAGCTAATCCTTTAAAATTGAGTCGATTATAACTCTCTCTTTTTAAAAAGAATTATCGCCATGCGCGCCTCACGATTTTTTATTTCTACGCTTAAAGAAGCCCCGTCCGACGCCGAAATCGTCAGCCACAAATTGATGCTGCGCGCGGGAATGATCAAACGGCTCGGCTCGGGAATTTACAACTATCTGCCGATGGGTTTGCGGGTCATCCGGAAGGTGGAAAACATCGTTCGCGAGGAAATGAATCGCGCCGGCGCGGTCGAGCTGCTGATGCCGGTGGTGCAGCCCGCCGAGCTGTGGCAGGAAACCGGGCGCTGGGACAAGATGGGGCCGGAACTGATGCGGGTCAAGGATCGCCACGGCCGCGACTTCGCGATCCAGCCGACTTCGGAAGAAGTCATTACCGATATCGTTCGCACCGAAATCAAGTCGTATCGTCAGCTGCCGATCAACTTCTACCATATCCAGACCAAGTTTCGCGACGAGCGCCGCCCGCGTTTCGGCCTGATGCGCGGCCGCGAATTCACGATGAAGGATGCGTATTCCTTCGATCGTGACGTCGCAGGCATGCAGCAGTCGTATCAGATCATGTACGACGCTTATGTGCGCATCTTCAGCCGCTTCGGATTGCAGTTCCGTGCGGTGGCGGCGGACAACGGCGCTATCGGCGGATCCGGCTCGCACGAGTTTCACGTGATTGCCGACACTGGCGAAGACGCGCTGGTGTATTGTCCGACTTCGGATTATGCGGCCAACATGGAGGCTGCCGAGGCGGTCGCCCTGAGCGTGACGCGCGGCGCGGAGACCCAGTCCTTGGTCAAGACACCGACCCCCGGCAAGGCAAAGTGCGAAGACGTCGCGGAACTGCTGGACCTGCCGCTGTCGCAGACCGTGAAGTCCATCGTGCTGACCGTAGAGAAGGAAGACGATGGCGCCATCAACAAGGAAGTTTGGCTGCTGCTCCTGCGCGGCGATCACGATCTGAATGAAGTGAAGGCGAGCAAGGTGCCGGGTCTGGCGGATTATCGCTTTGCGAGCGAAGCAGAAATCGTCGAATGGTTCGGCACGCCGCCCGGCTACCTCGGGCCGATCGGAACCAGAAAGCCGGTCAAGGTCGTGGCCGATCGCACCGTCGCCAACATGCACGATTTCGTGTGCGGCGCCAACGAATTGGACTACCACTACACAGGCGCGAACTGGGGTCGCGACTTGCCCGAGCCGATCATCGTCGACCTGCGCAACGTGGTCGAAGGCGATCCTTCGCCCGACGGCAAAGGCGTGCTGGCAATCCAGCGCGGCATCGAAGTCGGCCACGTGTTCCAGCTTGGCACCCGCTATTCGGAAGACATGAAGGCCACTTACCTTGACGAAGGCGGCAAGCCGCAGTTGATGCAGATGGGTTGCTACGGCATCGGTGTCACGCGCATCCTCGGCGCGGCCATCGAGCAGAATTTCGACGACAAGGGCATCATCTGGCCGACCGCGATTGCGCCGTTCGAGGTGGTGCTGTGCCCGATGGGATACGACCGCAGCGAAGCCGTCAAGGCGGAGGCGGACAAGCTGTACGCCGCGTTGCAGGAGGCGGGCGTGGATGCCATTCTGGACGATCGCGGAGAGCGACCCGGCGTGATGTTCGCCGATTGGGAATTGATCGGCGTGCCGCATCGCATCGTGATCGGCGAACGCGGCCTGAAGGAGGGAAAGCTCGAATACCAGGGGCGGCGCGACACTGCCGCAACCGCCGTGCCCCTTGCCGAGATGGCCGAATTCATCAAAGCTAAAGTGCGTGCGTGAGAGTGTATAAGCGCACGTCTGTGGTGATTCGTCGATTATCGAGCCGCGCTCTCATCTGCGCGGCAGTCGTTCTCGGCGCACCATC
The Noviherbaspirillum cavernae DNA segment above includes these coding regions:
- the proB gene encoding glutamate 5-kinase, producing the protein MNSVIQSAKRLIIKVGSSLVTNDGKGLDNAAIAKWAEQIAQLRALGKQVVLVSSGAIAEGMQRLGFEKRPTAIHELQACAAVGQMGLAQIYETSFRQHDLRTAQVLLTHADLADRERYLNARSTLFALLNLGVVPIINENDTVVTDEIKFGDNDTLGALVANLIEGDALIILTDQKGLYTADPRKDPGAEFVHDAKAGDPALEAMAGGAGSGIGRGGMLTKILAAKRAATSGAHTVIAWGREEQVLTRLASGEAIGTQLTAQTAQLTARKQWMADHLQTAGKVILDAGAVQKLTAEGKSLLPIGVTVVAGEFGRGDVITCTDEAGRAIARGITNYASSDARRIMRHPSSEIQAILGFVEEPELIHRGNMVLL
- a CDS encoding CNP1-like family protein, with the translated sequence MHQQVSSVIFTIALSTTAAAASAQSRFDEEFDDKDKPWTEIAVQMPSPPTAENLLPFYVSATATQTFAIDAKSLSLGSDGVIRYTLVSKSAEGATNISYEGIRCQSFEKKLYAFGRPDGTWSRSRRDQWERITLNAANRQHAALAKDYFCQEKTVAGKVGDMVDRLRNQRPLSPS
- a CDS encoding RNA pyrophosphohydrolase, with amino-acid sequence MLDREGFRPNVGIILLNTNNEVWWGKRVREHSWQFPQGGIKFGETPEQAMYRELEEEVGLKAEHIKIIGRTRDWLRYEVPDRFIKREIRGHYKGQKQIWYLLRMVGRDSDINLRLTDHPEFDAWRWHDYWVPLDVVIEFKREVYQKALQELSRFLTRPARSGGQRQNARYLRHHHPTRTVEAPTEPAVKPDNK
- a CDS encoding proline--tRNA ligase, with product MRASRFFISTLKEAPSDAEIVSHKLMLRAGMIKRLGSGIYNYLPMGLRVIRKVENIVREEMNRAGAVELLMPVVQPAELWQETGRWDKMGPELMRVKDRHGRDFAIQPTSEEVITDIVRTEIKSYRQLPINFYHIQTKFRDERRPRFGLMRGREFTMKDAYSFDRDVAGMQQSYQIMYDAYVRIFSRFGLQFRAVAADNGAIGGSGSHEFHVIADTGEDALVYCPTSDYAANMEAAEAVALSVTRGAETQSLVKTPTPGKAKCEDVAELLDLPLSQTVKSIVLTVEKEDDGAINKEVWLLLLRGDHDLNEVKASKVPGLADYRFASEAEIVEWFGTPPGYLGPIGTRKPVKVVADRTVANMHDFVCGANELDYHYTGANWGRDLPEPIIVDLRNVVEGDPSPDGKGVLAIQRGIEVGHVFQLGTRYSEDMKATYLDEGGKPQLMQMGCYGIGVTRILGAAIEQNFDDKGIIWPTAIAPFEVVLCPMGYDRSEAVKAEADKLYAALQEAGVDAILDDRGERPGVMFADWELIGVPHRIVIGERGLKEGKLEYQGRRDTAATAVPLAEMAEFIKAKVRA